The Acidobacteriota bacterium genome has a segment encoding these proteins:
- a CDS encoding tetratricopeptide repeat protein produces the protein MAFDKKLAMRNAEKYLSQGKIRAAIGEYRRVTTQDHTDVVTLNMLGDLYVKDNDKDSALKCFRNVADHYSGQGFAAKAIAVYNKMSRIAPLTPDMSAQLAELYRQKGSVVEAKSHYVTLAEDYEKNGRKVEALAIWKQIASLDAKNTDVLEHVGESYLGEGDAAEAVAAFVEMGERHQRAGRIEDAENAFRRAVAADRFSALALRAMVGFKNAQGSGNEAREMVAGIYREEPGDAEIGKLLFECELADGSSSEAEATLNLLVAAEPSSYPLLLELSTHYFENEDHSSAIRTLVAASEHLVAD, from the coding sequence ATGGCGTTCGATAAGAAACTCGCAATGCGAAATGCGGAAAAGTATCTCTCACAGGGAAAGATCCGCGCGGCAATAGGCGAATACCGAAGGGTAACTACCCAGGATCACACCGATGTCGTAACTCTCAACATGCTCGGCGATCTTTATGTAAAAGACAACGACAAGGACTCCGCTCTTAAATGCTTCCGAAACGTTGCCGACCATTACAGCGGCCAAGGATTTGCTGCAAAGGCGATAGCGGTTTACAACAAAATGAGCCGGATCGCGCCGCTGACACCCGACATGTCTGCTCAGCTTGCCGAACTCTATCGGCAAAAGGGTTCCGTAGTTGAGGCTAAGTCGCATTACGTGACCCTTGCTGAGGATTACGAAAAAAACGGGCGCAAGGTCGAGGCCCTTGCGATCTGGAAGCAGATCGCCTCTTTGGACGCCAAGAATACCGACGTCCTCGAGCACGTCGGAGAATCGTATCTTGGCGAAGGCGATGCGGCCGAGGCTGTCGCGGCTTTCGTCGAAATGGGTGAACGGCACCAGCGCGCGGGGCGGATCGAAGATGCTGAGAATGCCTTTCGTCGCGCGGTTGCCGCAGATAGATTTTCGGCCTTGGCCCTTCGAGCAATGGTCGGTTTCAAGAACGCACAGGGTTCCGGCAACGAGGCACGAGAAATGGTGGCCGGCATTTATCGTGAAGAGCCCGGCGATGCCGAGATCGGCAAGTTGCTTTTTGAGTGTGAGCTAGCAGACGGCAGTTCGTCTGAGGCCGAGGCGACGCTGAATTTGCTGGTTGCTGCCGAGCCATCAAGCTACCCGCTCTTGCTTGAGCTTTCAACGCACTACTTCGAAAATGAGGATCATTCGTCGGCGATCAGAACCCTCGTTGCGGCCTCGGAGCACCTTGTCGCCGATTAG
- a CDS encoding nucleotidyltransferase family protein, whose translation MSDVSAVILAGGKGTRLRPLTVFTPKPIVPMMNRPFLAFQLEMLAAAGVEKAVLSLSYQPNKIEDAIGDGSQYRSKVSFVTEPNPLGTSGAFRFAADETSQTYVVLNGDILTDIDLAKVLDQHRTTKADATIVLVEVEDPTRYGLVETDADGRVERFLEKPKAEDVPNLRSRNINAGIYIFGRSVLDLVPHGEHSSFEFNIFPAMLEKGLNFRSYLLSNGYWRDIGNPASYLQAHMDFLAGKIGVSRPENSIRKARSRPPHRSMVFRSSARAA comes from the coding sequence ATGAGTGATGTAAGTGCAGTTATACTTGCCGGCGGAAAGGGCACGCGACTGCGGCCGCTGACGGTCTTTACGCCAAAGCCGATCGTTCCGATGATGAACCGGCCTTTTTTGGCGTTCCAGCTTGAAATGCTTGCGGCGGCTGGCGTCGAAAAAGCCGTCCTTTCGCTTAGCTACCAGCCAAACAAGATCGAAGACGCGATCGGCGACGGTTCGCAGTACCGCTCAAAGGTCAGCTTTGTGACCGAGCCGAATCCGCTCGGCACAAGCGGTGCGTTTCGTTTTGCGGCGGACGAAACCTCGCAGACCTATGTCGTCCTAAATGGTGACATACTTACGGATATCGATCTTGCGAAAGTGCTCGATCAGCACCGCACTACCAAGGCGGACGCGACCATCGTTTTGGTCGAGGTCGAAGATCCGACACGCTACGGGCTCGTCGAAACAGACGCCGACGGGCGCGTCGAACGCTTTCTCGAAAAGCCAAAGGCCGAGGACGTCCCGAACCTCCGCTCGCGGAACATCAATGCCGGAATTTACATCTTTGGACGCTCGGTGCTTGATCTTGTCCCGCACGGCGAACACTCCTCGTTCGAATTCAATATTTTCCCGGCGATGCTAGAAAAGGGGCTGAACTTCCGTTCATATTTGCTCAGCAACGGATATTGGCGGGATATTGGCAACCCGGCCAGCTATCTTCAGGCTCATATGGACTTTTTGGCGGGGAAGATTGGAGTTTCTCGACCCGAAAACTCGATTCGCAAAGCGAGATCGCGACCGCCGCATCGGTCGATGGTGTTTCGCTCATCGGCGAGGGCTGCGTGA
- the mutM gene encoding bifunctional DNA-formamidopyrimidine glycosylase/DNA-(apurinic or apyrimidinic site) lyase, translated as MPELPEVQLVASHLDLLVRGRRIEHAMLHRQRLAPAFAPDDFNALLANARINSIRRRGKHILFELDNKRTLIVHLRMSGRFSIAAAGSEPPRFTHAQFELGGETLNFSDQRHFGFMNIVRSDELGAAKELCKLAPEPFGKDFSVDYLRSKLKASSRPIKEFLLDQTKVCGLGNIYAAEALFESGIDPRKRANRLTKPKTELLHSAILAVLARAIESSRSVPVEPGNIGGNFYGEQDSPDWRVYGREGEECPACGESIVRIKQAGRSTFFCRRCQR; from the coding sequence ATGCCCGAATTACCCGAGGTCCAACTCGTTGCCAGCCATCTTGACCTGCTCGTCCGCGGCCGCCGGATCGAGCATGCAATGCTCCACCGCCAGCGGCTAGCACCCGCATTTGCGCCTGACGATTTCAACGCCCTGCTTGCGAATGCCCGCATCAACTCAATTCGCCGTCGCGGAAAACATATTCTTTTTGAACTTGATAACAAACGTACGTTGATCGTTCATCTTCGGATGAGCGGCCGTTTCTCGATCGCCGCCGCGGGCAGCGAACCGCCGCGGTTCACACACGCCCAGTTCGAACTCGGCGGCGAGACGCTCAACTTCAGCGATCAGCGGCACTTCGGGTTCATGAACATCGTCCGGAGCGATGAACTCGGCGCCGCAAAGGAGCTTTGCAAACTTGCTCCGGAACCTTTCGGCAAGGATTTCTCGGTCGATTATCTTCGGTCGAAACTCAAGGCCTCATCGCGTCCGATCAAGGAGTTTTTGCTCGACCAAACGAAGGTCTGCGGGCTCGGAAACATATACGCCGCGGAGGCGTTGTTCGAATCCGGCATCGACCCGCGAAAGCGTGCGAACCGGCTAACAAAGCCGAAGACCGAACTTCTCCACTCCGCGATTCTCGCCGTTCTTGCTCGCGCCATTGAATCAAGCCGTTCTGTTCCGGTCGAGCCCGGAAATATCGGCGGAAATTTTTATGGCGAACAGGATTCGCCCGATTGGCGCGTTTACGGCCGCGAGGGCGAGGAATGCCCTGCATGCGGCGAGAGCATCGTTAGAATAAAGCAAGCAGGACGCTCGACCTTCTTTTGCCGGAGGTGCCAACGCTGA
- a CDS encoding bifunctional homocysteine S-methyltransferase/methylenetetrahydrofolate reductase, translated as MRDFRELLASDSVFVFDGAVGTRLYDKGVYINRSYDELNLTSPDLVREVHAEYVKAGADVIETNSFGATRHKLQQYGLESRLREINIAAARLAREAAGDKAFVAGAIGPLGLRIEPFGPTSFEEARALFREQAEALLEGGVDLFILETFSELSVIEQAILAVKEICDLPIVAQMTIQDHGKTSFGTAPETFTAELERLGVDVIGLNCGMGPTHVLSALEKMRAVTSLPLSAQPNAGLPRDVQGRQFYMGSPEYMATFAKRFVQAGANFVGGCCGTTPTHIKLIADAIRSISPRQLHQSAAVKHVSVTELKPEDVSVVSPEERSRWSAKIARGEFVTSVEVLPPKGCDAQATLDSIRLLKEAGVDAVNIPDGPRAQTRMSAQATAVLVEREIGIEAVLHYCCRDRNLLGMMSDLLGAAALDLHNLLLITGDPPKMGPYPDATAVFDIDAIGLTNMVNKLNHGLDIGNNPIGKPTAFSIGVGVNPGAVNIDEEIRRFEWKVEAGAEYAITQPVFDTEQLRSFIDRIAHVKIPIVAGIWPLVSFRNAEFLHNEVPGVNVTPEILDRMRVASEKGKDEAREEGIKIARESLLEVRDVIAGVQVSAPFGNVKYALQVFGALPEFERGRISADSAGMIV; from the coding sequence ATGAGAGATTTTCGTGAATTGCTTGCTTCGGACAGCGTTTTCGTTTTTGACGGAGCGGTCGGCACCCGGCTTTACGACAAGGGCGTTTACATCAACCGCAGCTACGACGAGCTCAACCTGACCTCACCCGACCTTGTCCGCGAGGTCCACGCCGAATACGTAAAGGCCGGAGCGGACGTGATAGAAACAAATTCATTTGGTGCAACGCGGCACAAGCTTCAGCAATACGGCCTCGAATCGCGGCTCCGCGAGATCAACATCGCCGCCGCCCGCCTTGCCCGCGAAGCTGCGGGTGACAAAGCATTTGTCGCCGGTGCGATCGGCCCGCTCGGGCTTCGGATCGAGCCCTTCGGCCCGACATCGTTCGAAGAAGCACGAGCTCTTTTCCGCGAGCAGGCAGAGGCTCTGCTCGAAGGCGGCGTCGATCTATTCATTCTGGAGACTTTCTCCGAACTGTCAGTGATCGAACAGGCCATCCTTGCCGTAAAGGAGATCTGCGATCTTCCTATCGTCGCCCAGATGACGATCCAGGACCATGGCAAAACAAGTTTCGGAACCGCGCCGGAGACGTTCACCGCAGAGCTCGAAAGACTCGGTGTTGACGTCATCGGACTCAACTGCGGAATGGGCCCGACCCACGTTCTCTCAGCACTGGAAAAGATGCGGGCCGTGACCTCGCTCCCGCTTTCCGCCCAGCCGAACGCCGGGCTTCCCCGCGACGTCCAGGGCCGCCAGTTCTACATGGGCTCGCCCGAATACATGGCGACCTTTGCAAAACGTTTCGTCCAGGCCGGAGCGAACTTCGTCGGCGGCTGCTGCGGCACAACGCCGACCCACATCAAGCTGATCGCCGATGCGATCCGCTCGATCAGCCCGCGACAGCTTCACCAATCGGCGGCCGTAAAGCACGTGAGCGTCACCGAACTCAAACCCGAGGATGTTTCGGTCGTCTCACCAGAGGAACGCTCACGCTGGTCTGCAAAGATCGCCCGCGGCGAATTCGTCACCTCGGTCGAAGTGCTCCCGCCTAAGGGCTGCGACGCTCAGGCGACGCTCGATTCGATCCGTTTGCTGAAAGAGGCCGGAGTTGACGCGGTTAACATTCCCGACGGCCCGCGGGCCCAGACTCGGATGTCCGCTCAGGCGACGGCCGTCCTCGTCGAACGCGAGATCGGCATCGAGGCCGTGCTCCACTACTGCTGCCGCGACCGGAACCTGCTCGGAATGATGTCCGACCTGCTCGGGGCCGCGGCTCTCGACTTACACAACCTTCTCCTGATCACCGGTGACCCGCCGAAGATGGGCCCTTACCCCGATGCGACGGCGGTCTTTGACATTGACGCCATCGGCCTGACCAATATGGTCAATAAACTCAACCACGGTCTCGACATCGGCAATAACCCGATCGGAAAACCGACTGCGTTTTCGATCGGCGTCGGCGTGAATCCCGGTGCGGTAAACATCGATGAGGAGATCCGCAGATTCGAGTGGAAAGTCGAGGCCGGTGCGGAATATGCCATCACCCAGCCCGTTTTTGACACCGAGCAGCTTCGGTCGTTCATCGACCGCATCGCCCACGTCAAGATCCCGATCGTCGCCGGCATCTGGCCGCTCGTCAGCTTCCGCAATGCCGAGTTCCTGCACAACGAGGTGCCGGGTGTGAACGTCACGCCCGAGATACTCGATCGGATGCGGGTCGCTTCGGAGAAAGGAAAGGACGAGGCACGCGAGGAAGGCATCAAGATCGCTCGCGAATCCTTGCTCGAGGTGCGGGATGTCATCGCAGGCGTTCAGGTTTCAGCTCCGTTCGGTAACGTCAAATACGCTTTGCAGGTCTTCGGGGCTTTGCCGGAATTTGAACGAGGCCGGATCAGCGCAGATAGTGCAGGCATGATTGTTTAA
- a CDS encoding proprotein convertase P-domain-containing protein, which translates to MTHTYIGDLQVLLIAPDGTSHVIFAYVGRTSLTGSFGDSSNLNGTYTFADINTGNIWSAAAAGGNTFNIPGGNYRTQESGPFSPVNPGPAFTSMFPVFLPVANPNGTWTLRFLDCAAADTGTVSAASLTLTSLGPTSAPASISGRAIAPDGRGISNVRIMVQGGELDEPVLALTNQFGYYAIEGLPSGQTYIVSAASGRTFFPDPVRVVNLDTDLSDLNFVSEPDLR; encoded by the coding sequence ATGACACACACCTACATAGGCGACCTTCAGGTATTGCTGATAGCACCAGACGGTACGTCACATGTGATCTTCGCCTACGTTGGCCGGACGAGCCTTACCGGTTCCTTCGGGGATAGTTCTAACCTGAACGGCACCTATACTTTCGCTGACATAAACACTGGAAATATATGGTCCGCAGCAGCAGCTGGAGGCAACACTTTCAACATCCCGGGTGGCAATTATCGGACCCAGGAATCCGGCCCATTCTCGCCAGTCAATCCGGGCCCGGCCTTTACATCAATGTTCCCGGTCTTTCTGCCGGTTGCGAACCCTAATGGGACTTGGACCTTGCGTTTCTTGGATTGTGCTGCCGCGGATACCGGTACGGTCTCCGCCGCTTCACTTACTCTGACGTCGCTTGGCCCAACGTCTGCTCCGGCAAGCATTTCCGGGCGAGCAATAGCACCGGATGGCCGAGGCATTTCTAATGTCCGGATCATGGTGCAAGGTGGCGAGCTTGACGAACCTGTCTTGGCCTTAACCAACCAGTTCGGATATTACGCAATTGAGGGCCTGCCCTCCGGCCAAACGTATATCGTCTCTGCGGCATCGGGGCGAACCTTTTTTCCCGACCCAGTAAGGGTCGTAAACCTAGATACCGATCTGTCCGACCTGAATTTTGTTTCTGAACCCGATCTTCGTTAG
- a CDS encoding type II toxin-antitoxin system HicA family toxin → MRTFTSKEIERLLARFGFVLVSQKGSHRKWRNYSTGRQVIVPFHSGKNLPVGTLRNILENAAIPESEWKN, encoded by the coding sequence ATGAGGACGTTCACTTCCAAAGAGATCGAACGCCTCCTGGCCAGATTTGGATTCGTGTTGGTTTCTCAAAAGGGAAGTCACAGAAAATGGAGGAATTACTCCACGGGCCGACAGGTGATCGTACCTTTTCATAGCGGCAAGAATCTCCCCGTCGGAACTCTTCGCAATATTCTTGAGAACGCGGCGATCCCCGAGTCGGAATGGAAGAACTAG
- a CDS encoding type II toxin-antitoxin system HicB family antitoxin has protein sequence MKWRVVLERDEETGEWAVWCPELPGCTSAGVTEDEALENIREAIELYLEPATYPFAPTAVIREVYV, from the coding sequence ATGAAATGGCGTGTCGTCTTAGAGCGTGACGAAGAAACCGGTGAATGGGCAGTATGGTGCCCCGAGTTGCCCGGCTGCACCAGTGCGGGCGTCACCGAGGATGAAGCTCTCGAGAACATTCGCGAAGCGATCGAGCTTTATCTCGAGCCTGCTACCTATCCCTTTGCTCCGACCGCAGTCATTCGCGAGGTTTACGTCTAG
- the glmS gene encoding glutamine--fructose-6-phosphate transaminase (isomerizing) produces the protein MCGIVGYVGNKQVVPLIIDGLRKLEYRGYDSAGIAVVDEGRHLELRRAEGKLRNLEEAIRLKPLDGTYGIGHTRWATHGRPTEENAHPHRDRSGKVVVVHNGIIENYLALKERLADQGHEFKTETDTEVVAHLIGHYIEKEGLSLELAVRKAVAELRGIFALSIISVDEPDTVIAVREGPPVVIGLGDGEFFVASDIPPILAHTRDVFFLGDREIAVLTKESVRVTDFDGNAVEPQRQRITWDPIMAEKGGFKHFMLKEIYEQPRAVRDTVQGRVSLDTGRVYLDEMDISEEEFRSITSIKIAACGTSWHAGLAGKYMLEKLARVPVEVDYASEFRYRDPVLSESDLLIVISQSGETADTIAAMREARQQGCKVLAVCNVQGSMIHREADGTILTHAGPEIGVASTKAFTAQMIALYLFALYLGELRGTINEDEAKRLAQDLAELPLKIEQLLNDADLIEELSKDFFRVQDFLYLGRGINFPVALEGALKLKEISYIHAEGYPAGEMKHGPNALIDEKLPVVVVNTRENGNDGSELRYEKTHSNIVEVKARDGIVIAVLTEGDGMSSKVADHVIEIPETSDLLGPVLSVVPLQLLAYHIAVRRGCDVDQPRNLAKSVTVE, from the coding sequence ATGTGCGGAATTGTTGGATACGTTGGAAATAAGCAGGTCGTGCCGTTGATCATTGATGGCTTGAGGAAGCTCGAGTATCGCGGGTACGACTCGGCGGGCATTGCGGTCGTTGACGAGGGGCGGCATTTGGAACTTCGGCGGGCCGAGGGCAAGCTCCGCAACCTTGAGGAAGCGATCCGGTTAAAGCCGCTCGATGGGACATACGGCATTGGCCACACGCGATGGGCAACGCACGGCAGGCCGACCGAGGAAAACGCCCACCCGCACCGTGACCGCTCGGGCAAGGTCGTTGTGGTCCACAACGGCATTATCGAGAACTATCTTGCCTTAAAAGAAAGGCTTGCCGATCAGGGACACGAATTCAAGACCGAGACGGACACCGAAGTAGTAGCCCATCTGATCGGTCATTACATCGAAAAAGAAGGGCTTTCGCTCGAGCTTGCGGTACGAAAGGCGGTTGCCGAGCTTCGCGGGATATTCGCCCTTTCAATCATCTCCGTCGATGAGCCGGATACGGTGATCGCGGTCCGCGAAGGGCCGCCGGTCGTTATCGGGCTCGGTGACGGCGAGTTCTTTGTCGCCTCGGACATCCCGCCGATCCTTGCTCATACTCGCGACGTTTTCTTCCTTGGCGACCGCGAGATCGCGGTGCTGACGAAAGAGAGCGTGCGGGTGACGGACTTTGACGGCAACGCGGTCGAGCCGCAGCGGCAGCGGATCACCTGGGACCCGATAATGGCGGAGAAGGGCGGCTTTAAACACTTCATGCTCAAGGAGATATACGAGCAGCCGCGAGCCGTCCGCGATACGGTTCAGGGCCGCGTTTCGCTCGACACGGGCCGCGTTTACCTCGACGAAATGGACATCTCCGAGGAGGAATTTCGCTCGATCACCTCGATCAAGATCGCTGCCTGCGGAACGTCGTGGCACGCCGGGCTTGCCGGGAAGTACATGCTCGAAAAGCTCGCCCGCGTTCCGGTCGAGGTCGATTACGCGTCGGAGTTCCGCTATCGCGATCCGGTGCTGAGCGAGAGCGACCTGCTGATCGTCATCTCGCAATCGGGCGAGACGGCCGACACCATCGCCGCGATGCGCGAAGCACGGCAGCAGGGCTGCAAGGTGCTCGCCGTCTGCAATGTGCAGGGCTCGATGATCCACCGCGAGGCGGACGGGACGATACTGACCCACGCCGGGCCGGAGATCGGCGTTGCCTCGACCAAGGCGTTCACGGCGCAGATGATCGCGCTTTATCTCTTTGCTCTCTATCTGGGCGAACTTCGCGGCACGATAAACGAAGACGAGGCCAAGCGGCTGGCTCAGGACCTTGCCGAGCTTCCGCTTAAGATCGAACAGCTTTTGAACGACGCCGACCTGATCGAGGAACTTTCGAAGGACTTTTTCCGCGTGCAGGATTTTCTTTATCTCGGCCGCGGCATCAATTTTCCGGTCGCTCTTGAGGGAGCACTCAAGCTCAAGGAGATCAGCTACATCCACGCTGAGGGCTATCCGGCCGGCGAGATGAAGCACGGGCCGAATGCCTTGATCGACGAGAAGCTGCCGGTCGTTGTGGTCAACACCCGAGAGAACGGCAACGACGGAAGCGAGCTTCGCTACGAGAAAACGCACTCGAACATCGTCGAGGTGAAGGCACGCGACGGCATCGTGATCGCTGTGCTGACCGAGGGCGACGGGATGAGCTCAAAGGTCGCCGACCACGTCATCGAGATCCCCGAAACCTCCGACCTTCTCGGGCCGGTGCTCTCGGTCGTCCCGCTCCAGCTTCTTGCCTATCACATCGCCGTCCGCCGCGGCTGCGACGTCGATCAGCCGAGAAATCTGGCGAAGAGCGTTACCGTGGAGTAA